The DNA region TGGCGCTCGGCCTCGTCCACCGTCATGCCGGCACTGAGCACACCTGGTGCGCCTGTGCCGCTGTGCTCCGCTCCGGTGGTGCTGCTGCGCTCTGGTGCTGCGGTGCTGGCCGTTGATGGTGCTCCCGCAGTGGCGAGGTCGCCACCGAGCGTGGCGCCGAATCCGGCGAGGTCCGCCGGTGCAATGAACTTGTCGCGCGCCACGATGGTGGCGCGCTCCATCACGTTGCGCAATTCGCGCACGTTGCCGGGCCACCGGTGTGCCTGCAACACGGCGAGCGCGGCTTCAGAGACGCCGACCACGGCCTTGCCCAACTCGCGGGCGAATTCGGTCACGAACGCCTGCGCGAGCAGCGGAAGGTCGTCCATGCGCTCGCGGAGCGGCGGCAACTGCACGGCGAACACGTTGAGCCGGTAGTACAAGTCCTCGCGGAGCCGGCCCTGGCGCACCGCGTCAAGAGGCGAGACGTTGGTGGCGGCGATGATTCGGATGTCGATCGGCCGGTCGCGATCCCCGCCCACCGGGCGCACCACACGTTCCTGAAGCACGCGCAGCAGCTTGGCCTGCGTCGCGGGTGTCATTTCCGCCACTTCATCCAGGAACACCGTGCCGCGATCGGCGAGTTCAAAAGACCCCTGACGACGCGTGATGGCGCCGGTGAACGAGCCCTTCTCGTGGCCGAACAGTTCGCTCTCGAGCAGGGCTTCGGGAATGGCCGCGCAGTTGATCGGCACAAACGGCCGTGGCGCTCGTGGGCTCAGCCGATGCAGCGTCTGCGCCACCAGTTCCTTGCCGGTGCCGGATTCGCCGGTGATGAGCACCGAGGCGCCGGTCGGGGCGGCTTGTTCAATCAACTGATACACCTGGCGCATCGCCACGCTGGTGCCGATCATCGTGCCGAAGCGGCCGTGGTCGCGCAGCTGCCGGCGCAGCACCGTCACTTCCTGCTGCCGCGCGTGGCGCTCAGAGACCTGATTCAGCAGGATGCGCAGGCGCTGCGGGTCGATGGGTTTGGCGACGTAGTCGTACGCGCCGAGCTGGATGGCCTCCACGGCCGTGTCCACCGTGCCCTGGGCGGTCAGGATCAGGATGGTGATGTTGTGGTCTTGCTGCTTCAGGGCCCGCAGCAGGTCCAGGCCGCCCATCTTCGGCATGACCAGGTCGCTCAGGATGACGTCGGGCGGCGACTGCGCGATCTGCGCCAGTGCGGCTTCGCCATCGGGCGCGCTGCTGGCGGAATATCCCCAGCCGGCCACCAGCTGCGAAAGCCCTGTCCGCTGGGCGGGGTCGTCCTCGACGATGAGCACCCGGAGTTTTGCGTCGGTGGAGGCCGTGTCGGTCATACCCTCCACTGTAGCAGCCGTTCGGGCCGCTTCGTGTTATCGTCCGCAGCATCTATCGGAGGACCCATGCCCACCCTACGCCTGTTCGCCCGCATTGCGCTGATTCTGCTTCTGGCCGTTGTGCCGTACTCGTTGATGGCCCAGAGTGCGCCACTGACGCAGGCGCCTGCGCAGGCCCCGGCTGCGGCAGCCCCGGCACCGCGGGCTCCGCTCAGTTGGGCCGACCAGGTGCTGCAGCAGGAAACGTACGCCACGCCGCCGCCCGAACTGGCGTCGGCCGTGCTGGCGCCGCGCCACCTGAACACCACGCTCGGGAGCCTCAGCCCCGACAAGAAGTGGTTCCTCAGCGAAGTGGGCGATGGCCCGGTGGTGATGGCCACGTTTGCGCGGCCGTATGACGAGCTTGGCGGTGTGTTTATTGACGCCAGGGCCAACCGGACGCACGCGTTGACCACCCGGAACAATGTGGCGATCCAGATCATTTCCGCGGCGGATGGCACGAGGCAGTCGCTGCCCCTGCCGGCCGGGGCCAGGGTGTCGGGCGCCACGTGGTCGCCCGATGGAAGTGCCATCGCGTATTACGTGCACGGCGCGGATGCCACGCATATCTGGATTGCGGATGTGGCCACGCTGAAGTCGCGCCAGCTGACGAAGACGCCGGTGCTGGCCACGATGGTGACGAGTTTTGAATTCACCAACGGCGGCAAACAGATTGCCACGGTGCTGGTGCCTGATGCGCGCAAGCCGCGCCCGGTGCGTCCGTTGGCGCCGCAGGGGCCGGAAGTGAGTTTGGCGGAAGACGCGGATCGCAACCGCCTCCGCACCTACGCCAGCCTGATGAAGTCCACCCACGAGTTCGAGTTGCTCGAGTGGCACGCCACCGGCCAGTACGCGCTCGTGGACGTGGCGACGCAGGCGGTCAAGAAGATCGGCGCGCCCGGGATGATTCGCTCCATCGACCCGTCCCCTGATGGTCAGCACGCCCGCGTGACCCTCATGACCAAACCCTTCTCCTACATCGTCCCCGTCAGTTCCTTCGGACAGGTGGAACAGGTGTGGGACGCGACGGGCACGTCGCTGGTGCAGTTGTCGGCGCGGCCGATCAATCTCGGTGTGCAGGCTGCGAATCCGGATCCGACGGCGGCCCCTGCGGCCGGCGGTGGACGCGGCGGCGGCGCGAATCAGACCGGGCGCCGGGAGCTTGCGTGGCGGCCGGATGGCCAGGGCTTCACGTATCTGCGACAGGAAGCGCCTCCGGCGCCGGCAGGACGTGGCGCAGACACGGCCGGCGCTGCGGGTACCGGTGCCGCAGCGCCGCCCGCCGTAGCCGCCAGAGGCGGCGGAGGCGGGGGTGGTGGACGTGGGGCCGGGCGCCAGGGGGGAGGCGCGGCTGCACCAGCGCGTCCGGATCGGCTCTACCAGTGGATGGCTCCCTTCACAGATGCCACCAAGAAGGTGATTTACGAGAGCCAGACGCGGATGACGGGCCATCGCTTCTCGAGCGATATGCAGATGTTGTTCTACCGCGAGACGGCCAATCAGCAGACGGCCGATTACGCCATTGACCTTTCGGCGCCCACCGAGCGGCATCGCCTGGCGCAGTACCGCACGGATGACTTCTACGCGAACCCCGGCACGTTGATGAGTGCTGGCGGCGGCGGCGGAGGTGGTGGTGGCCGCGGCGGCGGGGCAGGCGCAGGTGGTGGTGGCGCGGTGCTGCTTTCGGCAGACAAAGCCAACGTGTTTTATTCGGGCACCGTGTACGACAAGACTCCCGCCGAGACGGGGCCCAAGACGTTTATCGATCAGGTGGCGATCAAGACCGGCGCA from Acidobacteriota bacterium includes:
- a CDS encoding sigma-54-dependent Fis family transcriptional regulator, yielding MTDTASTDAKLRVLIVEDDPAQRTGLSQLVAGWGYSASSAPDGEAALAQIAQSPPDVILSDLVMPKMGGLDLLRALKQQDHNITILILTAQGTVDTAVEAIQLGAYDYVAKPIDPQRLRILLNQVSERHARQQEVTVLRRQLRDHGRFGTMIGTSVAMRQVYQLIEQAAPTGASVLITGESGTGKELVAQTLHRLSPRAPRPFVPINCAAIPEALLESELFGHEKGSFTGAITRRQGSFELADRGTVFLDEVAEMTPATQAKLLRVLQERVVRPVGGDRDRPIDIRIIAATNVSPLDAVRQGRLREDLYYRLNVFAVQLPPLRERMDDLPLLAQAFVTEFARELGKAVVGVSEAALAVLQAHRWPGNVRELRNVMERATIVARDKFIAPADLAGFGATLGGDLATAGAPSTASTAAPERSSTTGAEHSGTGAPGVLSAGMTVDEAERQFINITLAHTGGNKTKAATMLGISLKTLHNKLSREAAKPASDPL
- a CDS encoding prolyl oligopeptidase family serine peptidase, with the protein product MPTLRLFARIALILLLAVVPYSLMAQSAPLTQAPAQAPAAAAPAPRAPLSWADQVLQQETYATPPPELASAVLAPRHLNTTLGSLSPDKKWFLSEVGDGPVVMATFARPYDELGGVFIDARANRTHALTTRNNVAIQIISAADGTRQSLPLPAGARVSGATWSPDGSAIAYYVHGADATHIWIADVATLKSRQLTKTPVLATMVTSFEFTNGGKQIATVLVPDARKPRPVRPLAPQGPEVSLAEDADRNRLRTYASLMKSTHEFELLEWHATGQYALVDVATQAVKKIGAPGMIRSIDPSPDGQHARVTLMTKPFSYIVPVSSFGQVEQVWDATGTSLVQLSARPINLGVQAANPDPTAAPAAGGGRGGGANQTGRRELAWRPDGQGFTYLRQEAPPAPAGRGADTAGAAGTGAAAPPAVAARGGGGGGGGRGAGRQGGGAAAPARPDRLYQWMAPFTDATKKVIYESQTRMTGHRFSSDMQMLFYRETANQQTADYAIDLSAPTERHRLAQYRTDDFYANPGTLMSAGGGGGGGGGRGGGAGAGGGGAVLLSADKANVFYSGTVYDKTPAETGPKTFIDQVAIKTGAKQRIFESNNNNLWERVTSVLDIDAKRFVLAVEGPKQQPQQFLMENGARKQLTNNEDMHPDLTNAPRERFVVERADGFKFRVVVNLPPGYVKGTKLPALFWFYPAEFTTQEAYDQPDRTFNKNAFQNFGVRSMEYFVRLGYAVVEPDAPIVGPAGQMNNNYVHDLRNNLAATIDELDRRGLADRHRLAIGGHSYGAFSTVNAMVHTPFFKAGIAGDGAYNRTLTPLGFQSEQRDLWTAPNVYLGMSPFLNANNLTGALLMYHGIHDQNVGTDPDNSIRLFHALNGLGKTTALYMYPLEDHGPATKETLLDLWARWGAWLDKYVKNPQKPDNKPAPASGAGGGGL